A segment of the Fusobacterium ulcerans genome:
AATTTTCTCTTTCAAGAAGCTCTTTATAGACTTCATCTGATGAAATAAGACCCATATTAAAAGCTTTGATATAATGTAGTATATTTAATTTATTAAATTCATAAAAATTACTTTTATAGTAGAAAACATAATAAGTAGAGAAAAAAGTTCTAAACATATTAGTACTTCCTAGTTCTTTATCAGATATAAGGGAGAACAAAGCTTTCATAAAATTAATTATTTTAATGTTTAAACATTCTCTATCAGACAGTGTTTTAAAAAAACAGTTTATGAGATCCATTTTTACATTAAATACTTCTTTTGCGTTAAATTTAACATAATATTTCTTTTGTATTTTTTCTAATATTTTTTGAGGAGTATTATTTTCTTTTCTAGCAAGAATAGAAATTTTTTTCATTTTTTCTATGTTGAAACTGTTTGATATAGAAAGTGAAAAAGTAGAATGAGTTCTGTTATTTACTTTATTTTCTAAATCAAAAAACTTTTCAAAAGTCAGAGCAAAATTTATTTCAAGTAAATTACTTAATGAAAAATCTTTAAGAAAATGATAAGATGTAAATCTATTTAGCTCAAATTCAAAATCTTTTATATTTAAATTAAAAAAGTCTTTAATAGAAGAAATTTCAGAAGTAACAGTATTTTCTGGATCAAATAAAAAGGGAGGATTTTCAGAATTATATATTCCAAATCCACTTCTTTTAACTGTTTTTCGCAAATATATTTTTTCTTTTTCACTGGCTTCTTCAGTTTCTTCTTCTAATGAAATTGCTTCCTTTTTTTTCTTTCTCATAGAGGCATTTTCTTTTTTTTGCTTATATTCCTGAAAAAAGAAAGGGAAGCTAGCATCATTCCGAAGACGTTTTAAAAATATTTCTGTTGCTTCTTTTTTTAAAGGATTATTTTTTGAAAGGATAATTTCACTTACAATTTCCAACATTGAATCCTTTTCAAAGCCTAAAATATGTGTAATTATTAATAGTCTGTGGGAAGTTTTTATAGAAGAATTAAAAAGATTTATAACAGCTGTTTTTTCTTCAGGAGCAAGAATCTTTTTAGATCTTTTTATGGCAAGGACTGCTCTTTCTTTTAAAAGAGAAGATCCCTCCTTTAAAAGAAAAAGAACGAATTTTTTTTGCCTTTCTGTTCTTCCTCCTTTTACAAAATTAATAAGAAAGAAAAGAATTACTTCATCAACTGAATATAATACAATATCACAAAGTTTATCAATTTTTTCTTCTGAAAAATTGTCATAAACAACAATATCGAAAAGTTTAAAAAATATTTCTTTAGGGTCTTTTATATATTCAGACCAACAAAAAGGTTTTTCATAAGAATATAAATACTGACTCATTTCTATTGCTAAATTATAAAATACTTCAAAATGTTTCTCCAAAGTATTAGCATCTTTTAAAAATGAGTTTGCAGAAATAGTTGTCATCTTTTTTTGCTCTTCTATTGAATATTTAAATCCTTTTGCTGAATTAGGATAAGTAACAGAGGTTACATAATTTTGAATAACATAATAAGCATATAGAGGATTTATTTTTTTTTTCATTCTAAATAGAGTAGCTTCTATTTTTTCTTCTTCAGTACCAATTAAATGGAGGTAATGGAGAGCATTCAGAATTTCTATATTATTTTTTCCAGTATTTAAAAGCAAAAGTTTCTCTTTCATTGCAGAAAGATTTCTTAATCCGTCAGCCCAAAGAGAGAAAAAAATATATTCAGATTCATTCCCCTGAGAATATATTACATTTTTTTTATTTTTATCAATAAGCACATCATTTATTATAGTAAAAAATAATTTTATTTCATCAGTGTATAAAAATATTAATTTAATTCCAGTCCAGCCATAGATTGAATCTACAACTTCATTAGAATAGTAGAGCTCCTTATCTAAAATAAAGCTGATGAGAGTTTTAAATGCTTCAATATGCCCACAATCAGCATTAGAAAGAATAGATTTCTTTAACTCAACATCAGTATTTTCGTTAAGGAGAAGCTCAAATAATTTTAAATGAAGAGAATTAAGGGAACTTTTTATTATTCCTCTAATTATATCAGGATTAATATAGGAATTGTTTTTTTCTATATGTGCTGATAAAAAAGGTAAAAGTTTTTCAGTTCTATTATTGATTCCATAAGCAAGTATATCTTCAATAATGCAATTATCTGGAATATTTTTTGATTTGGCAAGATTGAGAATATTAAAATCGTCATTCCATAGTCTTAATAAATTCCATAATTTATTTATTGCAATGGGAAAATAAAGTTCAAAATTATTTTTATCTCTAAAAGAAGTTTTTAGAGGATCAGTTTCATAGGTGAAATTTAGGGTATCAGCCCATATTTGATTTAATATTTTAATAAATTCTTTACCATAAAGAGTTTCAAGCTGTTTAAAAAATTTACATTGAATTGCATCTAATAGAGAAGTGTGATTATCCTCAAGTATCAAATTTTTAGCAAAATCAAAAAAATCATTTTTACTTTCTAATTTTTTGTTTAATTCAAGATGTAATTTATTAATGTCCACAATTCCCCCTAAAATTATAATGCAAGTATTATATTTATATGAAATATTATAGCATATAATAAATTATCCATAAATAAAAAATGTAGATGGCTTTTTAACCATCTACATCTTAACTTAATTAGAAGTTTAGTTTATATTTTTTAGCAGGTCTTCCAATGACTCCCTCTTCTAAAGTCATATCAGCAAGACAATTTTCTTCCAGCTTTATTAATATTCTGCTGGCAGTTCTCCTACTGAGACCTATATATCCAGATAACTCTTCAGCTGTTATCCAGATGTTTTTTTCATAGATTTTCAGCAGAGTTTCAAAAAGAGTTTTTGAGATATTGAGTTTTCTTAGTTTTTCATAGATACCAAAGTCTCTCACATCTTTTTTTCTGAGTCCTTTTAAAGCTGTAAATTTTCCTTTTTCGAGAAAATAACTGACTTCTTCCCCATATGCTTCACTTTTTTCATAAGCTTTTTCTGCATTGAGTCTAGCTTCTGAGATGTTGTCCCCACAACCCCAGCCTACTGTTATCGTGCCTATTGCAGAAAAAACTTTTCCAGATAAGTTTTCTGTAAAATCAGTGAAATCTCCTTTAATCATTATTATCTCGATTTCATTTCCAAGTTCATAAATTATTGAATTTTTAATATGTTTTTCTAATATAGATTTATAGTTTTTGTCAGTATCAAAATGTTTAATTTTTCCTACTACTATTTTTTTATCATCCAACCCTGCTATTTTTATTTCTGAAATCATATATTCGATAGTATCTTTTATATTATCCTCAGAAGGAAACAGGAATATAAATGGAATATCTTTCTTTTCAAGTTTTTCTGTAAGGTTGCTGAACCTTGTAATAGAGAGCTGTATTCTATTTTTTTCATGAAGAACAAAATGATTATGAAGTATTTTTTCATAAATTTTTGGATCTTCAATAATAAAGTCAGCAATAAGAGGTTCCTCTCCATCAAAGATATTTTTAAAATAAAAATCTTTGTTCTCTTTATTTATGAAGTCAATATATACTTTTGAAAAATCTAGATTGGGATTATTTTTCAGAACCTTAAAAAATGTTTCATAAAGCTCTTCTCTTTTTATCTCTAAATAATAAATAGGTTTAATAATTTTTTTTAATTTTCCTTCGAGAAATTTTTTTCCTAATTCTCCACTTGTAAGAAAAACATCAAACTTATGAAAATTTTTTTTATAGATATCCAGAGTCTCTTCCAATTTTTCATAGATAAAATATTCTACACAATATTTATCTGTCTCTCTTATTCCTTTTTTTATAAAAGGAAGAGAGTTTTCAGGAGAGATTACTGCTATTTTGATCATGCAGTTCTTCCTTTTTTATCCAGCAAGATTATGATTCCAAGGAATATTACTATAAGTCCAAGATTTAAAAATACTGGAACAAGAGGACCATAAGCTATACTCAAAGAAATACATGATACCATAAGGATAGGTCCCATAAGTGCTGTAAGAGAGAATCCTAGTGAATAATCTCCCAATACAGGTGTAGAAAATTCAGGATCACATATCCTTAATAACAGAAGACCAGTAAGAAATACTCCAAGACAAGTTCCAAGCATTGCAACTGCCCTTTCAAATGCATAGTTTCCTTTGTAATATCTATATGAGAAGTATTTGATACACCACCAAGTAGCTATGAATCCAAGTATCATCATTGCCATTATTGGAACAAAGTATGAGAATACTGCCTTCAAAGGAAGAGTAGCTACAGCACTTACTACTGCAAATTCAGTGAGCATACTTGTTATTTTACTTTTAACTTTAGTGTCAACACACCATTCTAACCCTAATTTTTTAATTGCTTTCCATACAAGTATCATTATTACCATTGCAAAGGCCCATACAGAGAATGATGAAAGTACAGGGACCTTATATTTTTTTATGAGAGCAAGGATGATATATGAAACACCACACACTGAAAATATTATTGCCACATGAAAAGCAAGAACATCAATAGATGATGAAAGCATAGTTTCTCTTCCGATACTTGCTTGTTTAGTTATATCTGTATAGTAACCTCTTTTTAGTTCCATAGGTATGTCAGAAGGTTTTTTCAAAAGAGAAGTTTCACCCTTACGACATGCTCTATTGATTAAGAATATTCCTAAAAGAATTCCACCAATAAGACCAAAAGTTGCAGTAGTAGTGGCGATTCCCTGAGCTAATGCCCAGTAATCCATATTCATTTCATGCAGAGTTCTTCCTATCATACCAGCTGTTCCATGTCCACCAGAAAATCCAGCATTTAACTCAACACCAAAAGATTTATAAAGATCAATATTGAAAAATTTTGTACATACAAAATTTACAAAATATCCAATTATTTCTTGTAAGAATGTTACAACAAAAAGTATTCCTCCCATTATTCCAACATCTCTTACAACACCCTTCCCGTTGCTCCCTTTAAATTCCAACCCTAAAGGAACAGCAGCAACAACTGGAACTATTAATATTCCAGGGAGAAGAACCATCTCTTTCAACCATGTAACAGGAAGAGAAAATGAAAATATTCTTCCTAAAACTTCAGGCCCTAATATCAACCCTATAAATCCTCCTATGACAGAAGCTGGAATAAAAAGTTCCTGAAATACTTTGACCTTTGACTTAATAAAAACTCCTAGGATAAGAAGAAAACTTAAATAACATAATACATAAAATATCTGCTGCATTATAACCCCCCTTTTTTTAATTTTATAGTTCTATTGGCACTTTATCATACTTTAAAGGTGAAACATATTCCTCATAATTTTCATCAAACTCTTTTTTTATTTTCTCATAAAGAGCAGGATCTTCAAGGATATCAATAGCAGTCTGTCCCAATACCTGACCAGCATATTTCATACCTTTCATTGCAATGCCATTTTTCCCTTGAGCTACCATCTGCCATGAGTGAGAAGGAGTCCCAAGAGCATAACAAGCTGTAAAGATTTGTCCAGTAGGCATTTTTTTACTTACATCTCCTACATCTGTAGAACCAGACAGAAGATAATTAAAGTTTTCATCATATGGAATATTTCCTCTAAAAACATAGTCATTAAGCATCATATCTTTGATTTGTTTCCATTCTTTTCCACTGGCTTTTTCTATCCAGCCAAATTCAGAAGTTATTTCTTTTTCAGTAAGAGTATCTTTGAATTTTTTAGCATAAGCAAGTTCCTCTTCTGTATATTCTATATTTTCAAATTTTTTCAAATTCTTAAACATTACTTTTTCTATTTCTTTATTTCCTTTGTATTCATTAGTTCCTCTGTCAAAAACCATTTTAACTTTAGTTTCTGTCATAAGAGCAGCCCCTCTTGCTATATTGCATATTCTTTGGAATATTTCTTCTACCTGATTTAATTTTGGAGCTCTTACCAGATATAGAACTTCAGCATCAGGTTGTACAACATTTGGAGATATTCCTCCAGTATTAGTTACAGCATAGTGAAATCTAGCTTCCTGTATCACATGTTCTCTAAGATAATTGGCTCCTACATTCATCAGTTCCACAGCATCAAGAGCACTTCTTCCAAGTTGTGGACTGGCAGCAGCATGAGAACCTCTTCCTTCAAATCTGAAATATGCTTGATAATTTGCTAGTGTAGCCAGTGAGAAAACTCCGTTATATGGGAAAGGATGCCATGTAAGAGCTAAGTCTACACCTTCAAAAGCACCGTTTTTCATCATCCATGTTTTTCCTGATCCACCCTCTTCAGCAGGACATCCATAGAAAACAACAGTTCCTTTTAACTTGTTTTCTTCCAGATAATTTTTTACTATTTCTGCTCCATAGAGAGCTCCAGCTCCAAGCAAAT
Coding sequences within it:
- a CDS encoding DUF5724 domain-containing protein, whose product is MDINKLHLELNKKLESKNDFFDFAKNLILEDNHTSLLDAIQCKFFKQLETLYGKEFIKILNQIWADTLNFTYETDPLKTSFRDKNNFELYFPIAINKLWNLLRLWNDDFNILNLAKSKNIPDNCIIEDILAYGINNRTEKLLPFLSAHIEKNNSYINPDIIRGIIKSSLNSLHLKLFELLLNENTDVELKKSILSNADCGHIEAFKTLISFILDKELYYSNEVVDSIYGWTGIKLIFLYTDEIKLFFTIINDVLIDKNKKNVIYSQGNESEYIFFSLWADGLRNLSAMKEKLLLLNTGKNNIEILNALHYLHLIGTEEEKIEATLFRMKKKINPLYAYYVIQNYVTSVTYPNSAKGFKYSIEEQKKMTTISANSFLKDANTLEKHFEVFYNLAIEMSQYLYSYEKPFCWSEYIKDPKEIFFKLFDIVVYDNFSEEKIDKLCDIVLYSVDEVILFFLINFVKGGRTERQKKFVLFLLKEGSSLLKERAVLAIKRSKKILAPEEKTAVINLFNSSIKTSHRLLIITHILGFEKDSMLEIVSEIILSKNNPLKKEATEIFLKRLRNDASFPFFFQEYKQKKENASMRKKKKEAISLEEETEEASEKEKIYLRKTVKRSGFGIYNSENPPFLFDPENTVTSEISSIKDFFNLNIKDFEFELNRFTSYHFLKDFSLSNLLEINFALTFEKFFDLENKVNNRTHSTFSLSISNSFNIEKMKKISILARKENNTPQKILEKIQKKYYVKFNAKEVFNVKMDLINCFFKTLSDRECLNIKIINFMKALFSLISDKELGSTNMFRTFFSTYYVFYYKSNFYEFNKLNILHYIKAFNMGLISSDEVYKELLERENCFKHLSDFLNLSYDEKKKYPFDSKAESKIVSAIVRLERNRKSHFKKSELTHLVPALKKVEGVSLLFSILETMEYNKIEIVADFSLKFLTKKETLNYLLSISQPARNDTVADIKELTFLLDNPYSLKKALLFTAVHILKWRKILSLYLNYKYLDEVYWFFKAHLNYEKNFKNRMTLLKYTSIKPEEFEKGRFDIKWFRKLHDSVGELEFEQIYGSFKTNLIKSEISEKFTASLSGIFNFKDIDSLEKEIENKNKKAMLCYSLLPYGKLLDKSIEDIYDTIRYRARTDDSITKSQLEITNVALNNFLDNIGFSSRVFLELSLDKEHQPLLRNFLKNDHITAAYIDFIPPDKFVLKKYDTEKPNSYQREKYIMKAYEAVRNYNILIKDLIEHLKFCMNTRSEMLHTEISLASKNPLTSLIIKNIIFDIDGEHFGFPKGDFFITLEGKSISVGKSNKIKIAHPLEMPADTIKKFRNYFKKNNIIQEFKQLEMETYLLKNKESYKKEIIHFLDKYLCYNILYELLIDHRWEKIDENVFLKAYLQDNLAVKLEIQYENTAAPNSKKTVSIDSVTFFDIQNNIIESFSKIPIRILSDILYDLNHIFSHADNQN
- a CDS encoding sodium/glutamate symporter, with protein sequence MQQIFYVLCYLSFLLILGVFIKSKVKVFQELFIPASVIGGFIGLILGPEVLGRIFSFSLPVTWLKEMVLLPGILIVPVVAAVPLGLEFKGSNGKGVVRDVGIMGGILFVVTFLQEIIGYFVNFVCTKFFNIDLYKSFGVELNAGFSGGHGTAGMIGRTLHEMNMDYWALAQGIATTTATFGLIGGILLGIFLINRACRKGETSLLKKPSDIPMELKRGYYTDITKQASIGRETMLSSSIDVLAFHVAIIFSVCGVSYIILALIKKYKVPVLSSFSVWAFAMVIMILVWKAIKKLGLEWCVDTKVKSKITSMLTEFAVVSAVATLPLKAVFSYFVPIMAMMILGFIATWWCIKYFSYRYYKGNYAFERAVAMLGTCLGVFLTGLLLLRICDPEFSTPVLGDYSLGFSLTALMGPILMVSCISLSIAYGPLVPVFLNLGLIVIFLGIIILLDKKGRTA
- a CDS encoding M20 family metallopeptidase, yielding MSKKTIEEVAKNIWEYAEIRFKEFKSAEELAEYAREAGFQVEMGIGGLETAFKATYGEGHPVIAILGEYDALQGLSQAEDVTHKEKGKQEINGHGCGHHLLGAGALYGAEIVKNYLEENKLKGTVVFYGCPAEEGGSGKTWMMKNGAFEGVDLALTWHPFPYNGVFSLATLANYQAYFRFEGRGSHAAASPQLGRSALDAVELMNVGANYLREHVIQEARFHYAVTNTGGISPNVVQPDAEVLYLVRAPKLNQVEEIFQRICNIARGAALMTETKVKMVFDRGTNEYKGNKEIEKVMFKNLKKFENIEYTEEELAYAKKFKDTLTEKEITSEFGWIEKASGKEWKQIKDMMLNDYVFRGNIPYDENFNYLLSGSTDVGDVSKKMPTGQIFTACYALGTPSHSWQMVAQGKNGIAMKGMKYAGQVLGQTAIDILEDPALYEKIKKEFDENYEEYVSPLKYDKVPIEL